The DNA sequence GCAAGATCGAAGCCATCCTTCCGGCCAATGAGCAGATGCCGAATGAACAATATAAGCCTCATGACAGGATCAAGGTTTTTATCACGAAAGTTGAGAAAACGACTAAAGGGCCGCAGATTTTTGTTTCCCGGACGCATCCTGGCTTATTGAAGCGCCTGTTTGAAATTGAAGTGCCTGAAATTTATGACGGCACCGTTGAAATTAAATCGGTTTCAAGGGAAGCGGGAGACCGTTCCAAGATCTCAGTTCATGCTGACAACAGCGAAGTCGATCCGGTTGGATCCTGCGTAGGTCCAAAAGGGACTCGTGTACAGGCAGTCGTCAATGAGCTGAAAGGCGAGAAGATCGACATTGTTAAATGGTCGCCGGATCCGGTTGTCTTTGTAGCCAATGCATTGAGCCCTTCCAAGGTGCTGGATGTTATTGTGAATGAAGAAGATAAGGCAACAACCGTAATCGTGCCGGATTACCAGCTTTCGCTTGCAATCGGGAAGCGCGGGCAGAATGCGCGCCTTGCTGCCAAGCTGACCGGCTGGAAAATCGACATTAAATCTGAGACTGAAGCCCGTGAATCAGGCATTTTCCCTCGTGAAGAGTCACTTCTTACTTTTGATGAAGAAGATTACGCTGATGATGCGGATTATGATACTGATACAGACTTCACTGCGGAAGAAGAGGCAGATTTTGAATCTGATTATGACGCAGATGAACACAGGGAGTAAGAAAGGGTGAATGATCGTGAACAAGAATAAAAAGGTTCCCATGCGTAAATGTGTCGCTACCGGTGAAATGAAGCCGAAAAAAGAACTGGTTCGCATCGTTCGCTCTAAGGAAGGCGAGGTCTCTTTGGATCTGACCGGGAAAAAGTCAGGCCGGGGAGCTTATCTTTCCAGAGATAAAGAAGCAGTCTTATCAGCACAAAAGAAAAACATACTCTCAAATCATCTGGATGCAGCAGTGGATGATTCTATATATGAAGAGCTTTTAGAGCTCATAGAGAAGGAGAAACGACTATCCTGATGAACTCAAATCAATGGATGTCATTGCTTGGCTTGGCCAATCGAGCACGCAAGATTATATCGGGTGAAGAGCTCTCCGTCAAAGAAATAAGGGGCGGCAAGGCGAAGCTCGTGCTGCTGTCAGCAGATGCGTCTGCGAATACAGCAAAAAAAGTGACAGACAAATGTAAATCCTATAACGTTCCATATAAAATAGTGGAAAATCGTCACCTTCTTGGTCAAGCGATCGGAAAAGAAGCACGTGTAGTTGTGGCTGTCCTTGACAGCGGGTTTGCAAAAAAACTGTTGACGCTGCTCGATTAATTCTACCGGGGGTGAAAATATGAGTAAAATGCGCGTCTATGAATATGCAAAGAAATTCAATATTTCAAGCAAAGACGTTATTACAAAATTGAAAGACATGAACGTGGAAGTTTCAAACCATATGACAACGATTGAAAACGATGCTGTTAAAAAGCTGGATGAAATTTTCGGCAAAAAGGCCGACACTAAACCAGCCAGGCCTAATCAGTCAGCCGGAAATCAAAAGCCGCAGCAGAACAGCCAGCCAAGGCCAAAAGCTTCAGGCGAGCAGAACAGCAATAGCGGCAGCCGCGACAAAGCAAGGCCATCTGCACCGGCAAACCGTTCAGGCGGCGGCAATCAATCCAAGTCATTTGGAAACAATAACAACAATAACAGCAGCCGCGGCAATAACAACAATAACCGCAATAAGAACAACAACAATAACAATAATAAAAACCGCAACAACCGCAATAACCAGAATAAAGGGAAGCAGCATACTAACCATGCTCCTCAGCCCCGCAAAGAAAAAGAACTTCCGGCTAAAATCACCTTCAGTGATTCATTGACTGTGGCGGAGCTCGCTAAGAAGCTTCACCGTGAACCTTCAGAAATTATCAAAAAGCTCTTTATGCTTGGCGTAATGGCTACGATCAACCAGGATCTTGACAAAGATGCCATCGAGCTGATTGCCGGTGAATACGGCGTGGAAGTAGAGGAAGAAATCCTCATCGATACAACTGACCTTGAGGTTTACTTCACAGAAGATGAAAGTGCTGAACTGTCTGAAAGGCCGTCTGTCGTAACGATCATGGGCCACGTTGACCATGGTAAAACGACTCTTCTTGACAGCATCAGGAACACAAAGGTGACTGCAGGCGAGGCCGGCGGAATCACCCAGCATATCGGTGCTTATCAGGTAGAAGAAAACGGCAAGAAGATTACTTTCCTTGATACACCGGGACACGCCGCGTTTACGACTATGCGTGCCCGTGGAGCAAAGATCACGGATATTACAATCCTGGTTGTTGCAGCTGACGACGGAGTTATGCCTCAGACTGTAGAAGCAATCAACCATGCAAAGGCAGCCGAGGTGCCGATCATCGTTGCCGTCAACAAAATGGATAAGCCTGCTGCCAATCCTGACCGCGTGATGCAGGAACTGACAGAGCACGGACTTGTGCCTGAAGCGTGGGGCGGAGAAACGATCTTTGTTCCGCTTTCAGCCCTGACTGGAGATGGAATCGACTCCCTGCTTGAGATGATCCTTCTTGTCAGCGAGGTTGAAGAATACAAAGCCAACCCTGACCGCAATGCAGTCGGAACGGTCATTGAAGCACAGCTTGACAAAGGCAGGGGTTCAGTTGCTACCCTTCTTGTCCAGAATGGAACACTTAAGGTCGGCGATCCAATCGTAGTCGGCACGACGTTTGGACGTGTGCGTGCAATGGTCAATGATCTTGGCCGCCGCGTCAAAGAAGCAGGTCCATCCACACCGGTTGAAATCACTGGTCTGAATGATGTGCCGCTTGCAGGCGACCGCTTTGTCGTATTCAAGGATGAAAAAACAGCCCGCCAGGTCGGCGAAGTGCGTTCACAGCAGGCGATCCAGGCCCAGAGAAGCGAAAAGACGCGCGTCAGCCTTGATAACTTGTTTGAACATATGAAACAAGGGGAAATGAAAGATCTAAACATCATTATCAAAGCGGATGTTCAAGGGTCCGCCGAGGCGCTTGCAGCTGCCTTGAATAAAATAGATGTTGAAGGTGTCAATGTAAGGATCATTCATACAGCAGTCGGTGCGATCAATGAATCAGACATCACCCTTGCCGCTGCTTCAAATGCCATTGTCATCGGCTTTAACGTAAGGCCTGATAATAATGCGAAGCGTGCAGCAGATACTGAGGAAGTGGATGTTCGCCTCCACAGAATCATCTACAAAGTGATCGACGAGATCGAATCAGCCATGAAAGGCATGCTTGATCCGGAATTCGAAGAGAAAGTCATCGGCCAGGCTGAGATCCGCCAAACCTTCAAGGTATCAAAGGTTGGAACGATTGCCGGCTCCTATGTTACAGATGGGAAAAT is a window from the Bacillus infantis NRRL B-14911 genome containing:
- the nusA gene encoding transcription termination factor NusA, producing MSSELLDALTLLEKEKGISRDIIIEAIEAALISAYRRNFNQAQNVRIDLNLGSGTMRVFARKEVVEQVFDPRLEISLDEAKGINPNYQVEDVVELEVTPKDFGRIAAQTAKQVVTQRVREAERGIIYSEFIDREEDIMTGIVQRQDPKFIYVSLGKIEAILPANEQMPNEQYKPHDRIKVFITKVEKTTKGPQIFVSRTHPGLLKRLFEIEVPEIYDGTVEIKSVSREAGDRSKISVHADNSEVDPVGSCVGPKGTRVQAVVNELKGEKIDIVKWSPDPVVFVANALSPSKVLDVIVNEEDKATTVIVPDYQLSLAIGKRGQNARLAAKLTGWKIDIKSETEARESGIFPREESLLTFDEEDYADDADYDTDTDFTAEEEADFESDYDADEHRE
- a CDS encoding YlxQ family RNA-binding protein; the encoded protein is MNSNQWMSLLGLANRARKIISGEELSVKEIRGGKAKLVLLSADASANTAKKVTDKCKSYNVPYKIVENRHLLGQAIGKEARVVVAVLDSGFAKKLLTLLD
- the rnpM gene encoding RNase P modulator RnpM, whose product is MNKNKKVPMRKCVATGEMKPKKELVRIVRSKEGEVSLDLTGKKSGRGAYLSRDKEAVLSAQKKNILSNHLDAAVDDSIYEELLELIEKEKRLS
- the infB gene encoding translation initiation factor IF-2 — encoded protein: MSKMRVYEYAKKFNISSKDVITKLKDMNVEVSNHMTTIENDAVKKLDEIFGKKADTKPARPNQSAGNQKPQQNSQPRPKASGEQNSNSGSRDKARPSAPANRSGGGNQSKSFGNNNNNNSSRGNNNNNRNKNNNNNNNKNRNNRNNQNKGKQHTNHAPQPRKEKELPAKITFSDSLTVAELAKKLHREPSEIIKKLFMLGVMATINQDLDKDAIELIAGEYGVEVEEEILIDTTDLEVYFTEDESAELSERPSVVTIMGHVDHGKTTLLDSIRNTKVTAGEAGGITQHIGAYQVEENGKKITFLDTPGHAAFTTMRARGAKITDITILVVAADDGVMPQTVEAINHAKAAEVPIIVAVNKMDKPAANPDRVMQELTEHGLVPEAWGGETIFVPLSALTGDGIDSLLEMILLVSEVEEYKANPDRNAVGTVIEAQLDKGRGSVATLLVQNGTLKVGDPIVVGTTFGRVRAMVNDLGRRVKEAGPSTPVEITGLNDVPLAGDRFVVFKDEKTARQVGEVRSQQAIQAQRSEKTRVSLDNLFEHMKQGEMKDLNIIIKADVQGSAEALAAALNKIDVEGVNVRIIHTAVGAINESDITLAAASNAIVIGFNVRPDNNAKRAADTEEVDVRLHRIIYKVIDEIESAMKGMLDPEFEEKVIGQAEIRQTFKVSKVGTIAGSYVTDGKITRDSGIRLIRDGVVIFEGEIDALKRFKDDAKEVSQGYECGITIKNFNDVKEGDVVEAYIMEEVER